From the Sphingomonas aliaeris genome, one window contains:
- the panC gene encoding pantoate--beta-alanine ligase produces the protein MQTIRTLDLLRSGLAELRGDRSRIALVPTMGALHAGHIALIEAAKRPGTRVVASIFVNPKQFGANEDLSRYPRKELADTRMLNDAGCDMLWMPPVDIMYPAGFATNISVTGVSDGLDGAARPGHFDGVATVVTKLFNQVRPDTAYFGEKDFQQLAVIRRMVADLDMGIDIVGVPTQREDDGLALSSRNIYLDESERGRAVALPRALGVAAKSIAKGDPVDDALNAARETLIAAGFTIDYVELVDAESLGVPDATRDRRLLAAARIGTTRLIDNLAILPAQQN, from the coding sequence GTGCAAACCATCCGTACCCTCGATCTTCTCCGTTCGGGACTGGCGGAACTGCGCGGCGATCGCAGCCGGATCGCATTGGTGCCGACGATGGGCGCGCTGCATGCCGGCCATATCGCGCTGATCGAGGCGGCGAAACGGCCGGGAACGCGCGTCGTCGCGTCGATCTTCGTCAATCCGAAACAGTTCGGCGCGAACGAGGATCTGTCCCGCTATCCACGCAAGGAACTGGCCGACACGCGGATGCTGAACGATGCGGGATGCGACATGCTGTGGATGCCTCCGGTCGACATCATGTATCCGGCGGGCTTCGCCACCAACATTTCGGTCACAGGCGTCAGCGACGGGCTGGACGGCGCGGCGCGGCCCGGCCATTTCGACGGCGTCGCGACCGTGGTGACGAAATTGTTCAACCAGGTGCGCCCCGACACCGCCTATTTCGGCGAGAAGGATTTCCAGCAGCTGGCCGTGATCCGCCGGATGGTCGCGGATCTCGACATGGGGATCGACATCGTCGGCGTCCCCACGCAGCGCGAGGATGACGGTCTCGCTTTGTCGTCGCGCAACATCTATCTCGACGAAAGCGAACGTGGACGCGCCGTCGCCTTGCCCCGTGCGCTCGGCGTGGCAGCCAAGTCGATCGCGAAGGGCGATCCCGTGGACGACGCGCTGAATGCCGCGCGCGAGACGCTGATCGCGGCAGGCTTCACGATCGATTATGTCGAACTGGTCGATGCCGAATCGCTCGGCGTACCAGATGCGACACGCGATCGGAGGCTGCTTGCCGCCGCGCGAATCGGTACCACGCGACTGATCGACAATCTCGCAATATTACCGGCCCAACAGAATTAG
- a CDS encoding SEL1-like repeat protein: MGSSLKSAQFLIDSRLAGAARGDVDSYYDLGMAYSSGSGGVDVDLIEAHKWFNLAAVGGSEEAKACRAEIAEDMTAREIATAQTAARAWLRTTQRRAA, translated from the coding sequence ATGGGCAGCAGCCTGAAGAGCGCGCAATTTCTGATCGACAGCCGGCTGGCGGGTGCCGCCCGCGGTGACGTGGACTCCTATTACGATCTGGGCATGGCCTATTCGAGCGGCAGCGGCGGCGTGGATGTCGACCTGATCGAGGCACACAAATGGTTCAACCTGGCGGCCGTCGGTGGCAGCGAGGAAGCCAAGGCCTGCCGCGCGGAAATCGCCGAGGACATGACGGCCCGCGAGATCGCGACCGCGCAGACCGCCGCCCGTGCCTGGCTCCGGACCACGCAGCGCCGCGCCGCCTGA
- a CDS encoding hybrid sensor histidine kinase/response regulator, which yields MTAAALATAIAMIGLFGHAMAVPALYSLHVGFQAMSLTTGLGLAIVGAAQIAYFTGRRPIAAGMARVALTLAAIVLTSHAVSNGDVVNPTLATIIGLDPAMIGRTSVSTAIAIVCLSFALLPRADHVGWLGDALATTAFLIALLALAGYAYSSTDLYALPMFRTMALNTAVVTLLLSISSILGKPGQGWAMTIGAPGEAGATTRRQLIFLVVPPVLGWFLVRAANADLLQLGSAMALLVVLTIAPFLWLILRDGQRLMALDQERARSDALEAAHLDTLEARLAAQAVELDDKNRALIQSAERAQAASEGRYRQLFDSIDAGFCVIEMRFAADGTAEDYRFVEVNLSFVSATGLQDAQGRWMRELAPEHEQHWFDTYGEIARTRTPLRFESPARALEDRWYDVHAFPVDDPALHRVGVLFNDVTVRRRAEIALRELNATLEQRVEAEVAERELAQAALRQSQKMEAMGQLTGGVAHDFNNLLTPIVGSLDMLSRREGATDREKRLIDGALQSAERARVLVQRLLAFARRQPLQPGPVDVAALIEGMADLVISTSGPQIRVQVETGDALPPAIADANQLEMAILNLCVNARDAMPDGGTLTIAAAAEAVDPGAALDLPAGRYVRLTVADTGMGMDEETAKRAVEPFYSTKGVGKGTGLGLSMVHGLAAQLGGTLDIRSQKGLGTRIDLWLPASEAAAAVEAAGGPDTAIERVRGSALVVDDEAVVRMTTSDMLQDLGYATTEVATAREAVELLERGAAFDLVVTDHMMPGMTGGDLAVAIRTMRPGLPVLLVTGYAEAEGIAADIPRLAKPFRQEELARALAEIV from the coding sequence ATGACGGCCGCTGCGCTGGCAACCGCCATCGCGATGATCGGACTGTTCGGTCACGCGATGGCGGTGCCTGCGCTGTATTCGCTGCACGTCGGATTTCAGGCGATGTCGCTGACGACGGGGCTTGGGCTGGCGATCGTCGGCGCCGCGCAGATCGCATATTTCACCGGGCGACGGCCGATCGCCGCCGGTATGGCGCGGGTTGCGTTGACGCTGGCCGCTATCGTGCTGACCAGTCATGCCGTATCGAACGGCGATGTCGTCAACCCGACGCTCGCCACGATAATTGGGCTGGATCCGGCGATGATCGGACGGACATCGGTCAGCACCGCGATCGCCATCGTCTGCCTGTCGTTCGCCTTGCTCCCGCGCGCGGACCATGTCGGCTGGCTGGGCGATGCACTCGCGACCACCGCGTTCCTGATCGCGCTGCTCGCGCTCGCCGGCTATGCCTATAGTTCGACCGATCTGTACGCGCTGCCGATGTTCAGGACGATGGCGCTGAACACCGCGGTGGTGACGCTGCTGCTCAGTATCTCGTCGATCCTCGGCAAGCCCGGTCAGGGATGGGCAATGACGATCGGCGCGCCGGGCGAAGCGGGGGCGACGACGCGGCGGCAATTGATCTTCCTCGTCGTGCCACCGGTGCTGGGCTGGTTCCTCGTGCGCGCCGCGAACGCCGATCTGCTCCAGTTGGGCAGCGCGATGGCGCTGCTGGTCGTGCTGACGATCGCGCCGTTCCTGTGGCTGATCCTGCGCGACGGGCAACGGCTAATGGCGCTGGATCAGGAACGCGCGCGCAGCGATGCGCTGGAGGCGGCGCATCTGGATACGCTGGAGGCGCGGCTGGCGGCGCAGGCGGTGGAACTGGACGACAAGAACCGTGCGCTGATCCAGTCCGCCGAACGTGCGCAGGCCGCCAGCGAAGGGCGTTACCGGCAATTGTTCGATTCCATCGATGCCGGTTTCTGTGTCATCGAAATGCGCTTCGCGGCGGACGGAACCGCGGAGGATTACCGCTTCGTGGAGGTCAATCTCAGCTTCGTCTCGGCGACGGGGTTGCAGGACGCGCAGGGGCGGTGGATGCGCGAGCTTGCGCCCGAGCATGAACAGCATTGGTTCGACACTTATGGCGAGATCGCCCGGACGCGGACGCCGCTGCGTTTCGAAAGCCCGGCGCGCGCGCTGGAGGATCGCTGGTACGACGTGCATGCCTTTCCGGTCGACGATCCGGCGCTGCACCGGGTCGGCGTGCTGTTCAACGACGTCACCGTGCGGCGGCGGGCCGAGATCGCCCTTCGCGAGTTGAATGCCACGCTGGAACAGCGCGTGGAGGCCGAGGTGGCCGAGCGCGAACTGGCGCAGGCGGCGCTGCGCCAGAGCCAGAAGATGGAGGCGATGGGCCAGTTGACCGGCGGCGTCGCGCACGATTTCAACAATCTGCTGACACCGATCGTCGGCAGTCTCGACATGCTGTCGCGACGCGAGGGCGCAACCGACCGGGAGAAAAGGCTGATCGACGGCGCGTTGCAATCGGCGGAACGTGCGCGGGTGCTGGTGCAGCGCCTGCTCGCGTTCGCGCGACGCCAGCCGTTGCAGCCGGGGCCGGTTGATGTCGCCGCGCTGATCGAGGGGATGGCGGATCTGGTGATCAGCACGTCGGGTCCGCAAATCCGCGTTCAGGTCGAAACGGGGGATGCGCTGCCGCCGGCGATCGCCGATGCCAACCAGCTAGAGATGGCGATCCTGAACCTGTGCGTGAATGCGCGCGATGCGATGCCCGATGGCGGCACGCTGACGATCGCCGCCGCCGCCGAAGCGGTCGATCCCGGGGCTGCGCTTGATCTCCCCGCGGGGCGCTACGTGCGGTTGACGGTAGCGGATACCGGCATGGGCATGGATGAAGAGACGGCGAAGCGCGCGGTCGAGCCATTCTATTCTACCAAGGGCGTCGGCAAGGGGACGGGGCTCGGCCTGTCGATGGTGCACGGACTGGCGGCTCAGCTTGGCGGGACGCTCGACATACGCAGCCAGAAGGGGTTGGGAACGCGGATCGACCTGTGGTTGCCGGCCAGCGAGGCGGCTGCGGCGGTCGAGGCGGCGGGCGGCCCCGACACCGCAATCGAACGCGTGCGCGGGTCCGCCTTGGTGGTGGACGACGAGGCGGTCGTGCGCATGACGACCAGTGATATGCTTCAGGACCTGGGGTATGCGACGACCGAGGTCGCGACCGCGCGGGAGGCGGTGGAACTGCTCGAACGCGGCGCGGCGTTCGATCTGGTCGTGACCGACCACATGATGCCGGGGATGACCGGCGGCGATCTTGCCGTGGCGATCCGCACGATGCGGCCCGGGCTGCCGGTGTTGCTCGTCACGGGCTATGCCGAGGCGGAGGGCATAGCGGCGGATATACCGCGTCTCGCCAAGCCGTTCCGGCAGGAGGAACTCGCGCGGGCGCTGGCCGAAATCGTCTGA
- a CDS encoding division plane positioning ATPase MipZ, translating to MTTVAQKPHIIVFANEKGGTGKSTTAVHVAIALQARGARVSAMDLDHRQRTLGRYFDNRAETERRTGKDLFIPRHATHDGESLEFFTDTFDALCEGADFMVIDTPGRDDRFARIAAQRADTLVTPMNDSFVDFDLIGQVDPDTYKVTRPSFYAELIWDARKARAKADGSTIDWVVLRNRVQHIEARNMRRVSEALDQLAKRVGFRIIPGLGERVIYRELFPKGLTMLDAREFGEMGLSHVAARQELREMMAALALPERTGDATMPLFA from the coding sequence GTGACGACGGTTGCGCAAAAGCCACACATCATCGTCTTCGCCAACGAAAAGGGCGGGACGGGCAAATCGACCACCGCTGTGCACGTGGCGATCGCGTTGCAGGCACGGGGCGCACGCGTCTCCGCGATGGATCTCGACCACCGGCAACGGACTTTAGGCCGATATTTCGACAATCGTGCGGAAACGGAGCGGCGCACGGGCAAGGACCTGTTCATCCCCCGCCACGCGACGCATGACGGCGAAAGCCTGGAATTCTTCACCGATACGTTCGACGCGCTGTGCGAGGGGGCGGACTTCATGGTCATCGATACGCCCGGTCGCGACGATCGCTTCGCCCGGATCGCGGCACAGCGCGCGGATACGTTGGTCACGCCGATGAACGACAGCTTCGTCGATTTCGACCTGATCGGTCAGGTCGATCCGGATACGTACAAGGTGACGCGCCCCAGCTTCTACGCCGAATTGATCTGGGATGCGCGCAAGGCCCGCGCCAAGGCGGACGGATCGACGATCGACTGGGTCGTCCTGCGCAATCGCGTCCAGCATATCGAGGCGCGCAACATGCGCCGCGTGTCCGAGGCGCTGGACCAGCTGGCCAAGCGCGTCGGTTTCCGCATCATTCCCGGCCTCGGCGAGCGCGTGATCTATCGCGAACTGTTCCCCAAGGGGCTGACGATGCTGGACGCGCGCGAATTCGGCGAGATGGGCCTGTCGCATGTCGCGGCGCGCCAGGAACTGCGCGAGATGATGGCCGCACTGGCCTTGCCCGAACGGACGGGCGACGCGACGATGCCGCTCTTCGCATGA
- the pgmG gene encoding phosphoglucomutase/phosphomannomutase PgmG, whose amino-acid sequence MTHRFDPTSLREYDIRGIVGKTLGTADANAIGRGFATRVRRVGGTRVAVGYDGRTSSPELEAALVAGLTAGGVDVVRTGMGPTPQLYYAEAILEVDGGIQITGSHNPAEYNGFKMVLQHKPFFGADIQDLAKLAEEGDWEEGEGTVSEVDLVDDYVGRLLAGYAGGAYKIGWDAGNGASGPVIEKLTKLLPGEHHLLYTEVDGNFPNHHPDPTEEKNLEDLKKLVAEKGLDFGLAFDGDGDRIGAIDGEGRVIWGDQLLSILAVPVLKELPGATIIADVKASQMLYDRIAELGGQPLMWKTGHSLIKTKMRETDSPLAGEMSGHIFFAHEYYGFDDAQYAAVRLIRAVHMIGKSMTEIRGAMPALVNTPEMRFQVDESRKFAVVEEVLNRLEAEGADVDRTDGARVNTPDGWWLLRASNTQDVLVARAEAKDEAALERLLAMIDAQLAASGLERGPQAGH is encoded by the coding sequence ATGACCCATCGTTTCGACCCCACGTCCCTGCGCGAATACGACATTCGCGGCATCGTCGGAAAAACCCTGGGAACGGCGGACGCCAATGCGATCGGCCGCGGGTTCGCGACACGCGTTCGGCGGGTCGGCGGGACGCGTGTCGCGGTCGGATATGACGGCCGTACGTCTTCGCCGGAACTGGAGGCCGCGCTCGTCGCCGGCCTGACGGCCGGCGGTGTGGACGTGGTGCGGACCGGCATGGGGCCGACGCCGCAGCTTTATTATGCCGAGGCGATCCTGGAAGTGGATGGCGGCATCCAGATTACCGGCAGCCACAATCCGGCCGAATATAACGGCTTCAAGATGGTGTTGCAGCACAAGCCGTTCTTCGGCGCCGATATCCAGGATCTGGCCAAGCTGGCCGAGGAAGGCGATTGGGAAGAAGGCGAGGGAACGGTTTCCGAGGTCGATCTGGTCGACGATTATGTCGGTCGCCTGCTCGCCGGTTATGCCGGTGGCGCCTACAAGATCGGTTGGGACGCCGGCAACGGCGCCAGCGGCCCGGTGATCGAGAAGCTCACCAAGCTGCTGCCGGGCGAACATCACCTGCTATACACCGAAGTCGACGGCAATTTCCCCAACCACCATCCCGATCCGACCGAGGAAAAGAACCTCGAGGACCTGAAGAAGCTGGTCGCCGAAAAGGGGCTCGATTTCGGGCTGGCATTCGATGGCGACGGCGACCGGATCGGCGCTATCGACGGTGAGGGCCGCGTGATCTGGGGCGATCAGCTGCTGTCGATCCTGGCGGTCCCGGTGCTGAAGGAACTGCCCGGTGCTACGATCATCGCCGATGTGAAGGCCAGCCAGATGCTGTACGACCGGATCGCGGAACTGGGTGGCCAGCCGCTGATGTGGAAGACCGGCCATTCGCTGATCAAGACGAAGATGCGCGAAACCGATTCCCCGCTGGCGGGTGAGATGAGCGGGCACATCTTCTTCGCGCACGAATATTACGGCTTCGACGACGCGCAATATGCCGCCGTTCGCCTGATCCGTGCGGTTCACATGATCGGCAAGTCGATGACCGAGATCCGCGGCGCGATGCCGGCACTCGTCAACACGCCCGAAATGCGGTTCCAGGTCGATGAGAGCCGCAAGTTCGCGGTGGTCGAGGAAGTGCTGAACCGTCTGGAAGCCGAAGGGGCCGATGTCGACCGTACGGACGGCGCGCGCGTCAACACGCCGGACGGCTGGTGGCTGCTGCGTGCATCGAACACGCAGGATGTGCTGGTCGCACGCGCCGAGGCGAAGGACGAGGCGGCGCTGGAACGGCTGCTGGCGATGATCGACGCTCAACTGGCGGCGAGCGGGCTGGAGCGGGGGCCACAGGCAGGACACTGA
- a CDS encoding DnaJ domain-containing protein translates to MSKLILIGLILFGAWLLIRKPRAARKAAQRPTYAEAEARSLLGVSATADDDAIRAAHRRLIGTVHPDRGGSQDMTSRINAARDLLLKR, encoded by the coding sequence ATGTCGAAGCTGATCCTGATCGGCCTGATCCTGTTCGGGGCATGGCTGCTGATCCGCAAGCCGCGTGCCGCACGCAAGGCCGCACAGCGCCCGACCTATGCCGAGGCGGAGGCGCGATCGCTGCTGGGCGTCTCCGCCACGGCGGACGACGACGCGATCCGCGCGGCCCATCGGCGATTGATCGGTACGGTCCATCCCGACCGTGGCGGATCGCAGGACATGACCAGCCGGATCAACGCCGCACGCGACCTGTTGTTGAAGCGTTAG